A genome region from Telopea speciosissima isolate NSW1024214 ecotype Mountain lineage unplaced genomic scaffold, Tspe_v1 Tspe_v1.0039, whole genome shotgun sequence includes the following:
- the LOC122647384 gene encoding uncharacterized protein LOC122647384: MNASTKRLEIKKVCKDYQAKLVCLLETKVKVDNCAAVFDKFLLDWKYLHNGEAGNTIRIWLGWDPNVLDVEEIQKSKQFIHAKVSVIGTSVSFLYTAVYALNNLVGQKVLWEDVGSLARAIASPWAVQGDFNVIRIQMEKIGGESVRFEAMEDFNSFIDDAGLIDLKWKGEAMTWNNRQIGDARICCKLDRVMVNLAWMDVFRSSEATFHPPGLSDHSPVVVAVLDEANFGPNPFRFFEAWIGREGFDDVVRKGWGKPVSLSLNPILRFSARLRNVKTELRKWNKECIGDVFLMVKATKADLHHTQCQLGKHPDDPDLVLLETQAKKKLWETLSTEEKFLKEKSKHRKHILEIQGEGGDIVKDPSQIKEEAISFNKKLFGTDSADNGFLPSSVPLQHGLSLAQQESLIGRVSNKEIMEVVFAMKNSRAPGPDGFGAAFFKHSWDVVGEDLTLAVKWFFSKTGLPSSINATFISLIPKTGDVSSFAGYRPIAL, from the exons atgaatgcctcaacCAAACGATTGGAGATTAAGAAGGTGTGCAAAGATTATCAAGCTAAATTGGTTTGTCTTCTGGAAACAAAAGTTAAAGTGGATAATTGTGCTGCTGTTTTTGACAAGTTTCTCCTAGATTGGAAGTATTTGCATAATGGAGAAGCTGGTAATACTATTCGGATTTGGTTGGGCTGGGATCCGAATGTTCTTGATGTTGAAGAGATCCAAAAAAGCAAGCAGTTTATTCATGCCAAGGTGTCGGTTATAGGAACCtctgtctctttcctttatACTGCAGTGTATGCTCTTAATAATTTGGTAGGTCAGAAGGTTTTGTGGGAGGATGTGGGGTCTCTTGCTAGGGCTATTGCTTCTCCATGGGCTGTCCaaggggattttaatgtgattCGTATTCAAATGGAGAAGATTGGTGGGGAATCTGTTAGGTTTGAAGCCATGGAAGACTTTAACTCTTTCATTGATGATGCTGGGCTAATTGACTTGAAAtggaaaggggaagctatgacTTGGAATAATAGACAGATTGGTGATGCTAGAATCTGCTGCAAGTTAGATAGGGTGATGGTTAATTTAGCCTGGATGGATGTGTTTAGATCTTCTGAAGCTACTTTTCATCCCCCTGGTCTCTCTGACCATTCTCCAGTGGTGGTGGCTGTGTTAGATGAGGCTAACTTCGGCCCTAATCCGTTCAGAttttttgaagcttggattGGTAGGGAGGGTTTTGATGATGTGGTTCGGAAGGGCTGGGGGAAGCCTGTTAGCTTGTCTCTAAATCCTATCCTTCGGTTTTCTGCCAGGTTGAGGAATGTTAAAACAGAGCTAAGAAAGTGGAATAAAgagtgcattggagatgtttttctTATGGTAAAGGCTACAAAGGCTGATTTGCACCACACTCAATGCCAGCTTGGTAAGCATCCGGATGACCCGGATTTGGTTCTCTTGGAGACACAAGCAAAAAAGAAGTTATGGGAAACCCTGTCCACTGAagaaaaatttttgaaagagaaGTCTAAG CATAGGAAACATATTctggaaattcaaggggaaggAGGAGATATTGTCAAGGATCCAAGCCAGATCAAAGAAGAAGCTATCTCTTTCAACAAGAAGTTGTTTGGGACTGATTCGGCTGATAATGGTTTTCTTCCCAGTTCGGTTCCCTTGCAACATGGCCTATCTCTTGCTCAACAGGAAAGTCTGATTGGAagggtgtccaataaggagattatggaggttgtgtttgctatgaaaaattcAAGAGCTCCAGGGCcagatgggtttggggctgctttcttcaaacattcttgggatgtggttgGTGAGGATCTGACTCTGGCAGTGAAGTGGTTCTTCAGTAAGACTGGCCTTCCTAGTTCGATTAATGCTACCTTTATTAGCTTGATTCCTAAGACGGGTGATGTCTCTTCTTTTGCTGGTTATAGGCCCATAGCtcttt